A region of Myxococcus stipitatus DSM 14675 DNA encodes the following proteins:
- a CDS encoding protein kinase domain-containing protein — translation MTSASSQVPLVFGRYAVLNRLAVGGMGEIFLARQVGVSGFERTVILKSLLPDLLEQEGSLEMFLDEARVAARLNHPNVVSVFEVGEWEGTFYIAMEYIEGEHLGRLSRTASRTGSALSPAVCVEVIRDAALGLDHAHQAVDAQGLPLELVHRDISPQNIMVRLDGVTKVVDFGVAKASNRSTRTRTGILKGKLRYMSPEQIRNQPLDGRSDQYALGVVLWELVTHRPLVETDNPPEAMRRIALTPALKPSMLVDGVSPRLDSIILRMLAKPREQRFERCADVARALQEYLDENPRGPEDSVAATAERLVGERVRSRMRESTVGLGNQLPRGSVSTVSCPRCGQSTSGTSRFCPHCGSALGVVAPETPSGGSSRPAAVKAEDVAEVTTGQFVDADAPPTELQESSTLPAMDASRLVEGAPAATARIRGRESGSLKRKLVIVTVELEGADSLRQTLGDEEGMETLGQLMDLAASIAERHEAEVVQLTEARWSVAFGLPVSRRDDPLRAVRCALELMRAVETLSLSAVLLLKAGLEFDAVLVSGGGGRTPWRVTGAALERSVVLAQAAGAGEVLAGPAAKALLDDGVRFGAERTLPSGVVWRVEGLGGVVRSVPFVGRAEVLAAARSVVEGVCAGQSGGRLFAGGAGMGKSRLLEAVAERAASVASLRVVRTSAEDLRGTGAMGLMRSVLTGLARMLGPTSEGAPLQSLGSLGFSAQEVSALWRRLSSGGPSGLLHAADSAVVETLSRAARPGGLLLLVDDVHHADVVSLELLLMLLRAPDSRVALVATTAPDALPVSLAALPYSSLEGMPRLELRALLEATLGAPPSPEVEKLIVERAHGNPSFALELMRALVDRGAVQRLGGVWHSTAPLASTVLPDSLGLALGARLDLLPAQLQRFLSRAAVEGSVFSASLVRASVADDGGAADAAELLVVDGWLTELRERPGTFRFQQELARQVLLERQPASAVRRAHQELADALGQESFAAEPAREVRVADHLLAAASPQAAGACERAGERLFARGEWRAASDYFKRAMGEQPGATPSSRLWQLGMLTRACTCLAQVEPTAVEPLAVPWLEKLPDSEALAARAEVVRRIASAELKLGRVASAEARLQAIRDAAAMDPEVEAWVLGERARAREARGDSSGAVELLTQAFHRMGGRAARAADFYWEHLNLLGRLQLRLQQPEKARTSFTRAAEQARAAGSLVGQARALSNLAGLRVLAGEHAPALTELERALTLAEQGGDAQEAARIHYNAGRLLGAGGRVDEARERLVRARERARLSGWREGEALATQALGALEAQSPRA, via the coding sequence ATGACGTCCGCCAGCAGTCAGGTTCCGCTCGTCTTTGGCCGCTATGCGGTGCTGAACCGGCTTGCCGTGGGGGGCATGGGAGAAATCTTCCTGGCCCGACAGGTGGGTGTCAGTGGTTTCGAGCGCACCGTCATCCTCAAGAGCCTGCTGCCGGACCTGCTGGAGCAGGAGGGCTCGTTGGAGATGTTCCTGGACGAGGCGCGAGTGGCCGCGCGCCTCAACCACCCGAACGTCGTCTCCGTGTTCGAGGTGGGCGAGTGGGAGGGGACCTTCTACATCGCCATGGAGTACATCGAGGGCGAGCACCTGGGGCGCTTGTCGCGCACGGCCTCGCGCACGGGCAGCGCGCTGAGTCCGGCCGTCTGCGTGGAGGTCATCCGCGACGCGGCGCTGGGGCTGGACCATGCGCACCAGGCCGTGGATGCCCAGGGCCTGCCGTTGGAGTTGGTCCACCGCGACATCAGCCCGCAGAACATCATGGTGCGGCTGGATGGCGTGACGAAGGTGGTGGACTTCGGCGTGGCCAAGGCGAGCAATCGCTCCACGCGCACGCGCACCGGCATCCTCAAGGGCAAGCTGCGCTACATGTCGCCCGAGCAGATTCGCAACCAGCCGCTCGATGGGCGCAGCGACCAGTACGCGCTGGGGGTCGTGCTGTGGGAGTTGGTGACGCACCGGCCCCTGGTCGAGACGGACAACCCGCCGGAGGCGATGCGCCGCATCGCGCTCACCCCCGCGCTCAAGCCGTCGATGCTCGTCGATGGAGTCTCTCCGCGCCTGGACTCCATCATCCTGCGCATGCTGGCCAAGCCGCGTGAGCAGCGCTTCGAGCGCTGCGCCGACGTGGCCCGCGCGCTCCAGGAGTATCTGGATGAGAACCCTCGCGGCCCCGAGGACTCGGTCGCCGCGACGGCCGAGCGGCTGGTGGGCGAGAGGGTGCGCTCGAGGATGCGTGAGTCCACGGTGGGACTCGGCAACCAGCTGCCGCGCGGCTCCGTGTCCACCGTGTCGTGTCCTCGCTGTGGCCAGTCGACGAGCGGCACCAGCCGCTTCTGTCCTCACTGTGGCAGTGCCCTGGGCGTCGTGGCCCCGGAGACGCCTTCGGGGGGCTCGTCGCGCCCGGCGGCGGTGAAGGCAGAGGACGTGGCCGAGGTCACGACGGGGCAGTTCGTCGACGCGGACGCCCCGCCGACCGAGCTCCAGGAGTCCTCCACGCTGCCCGCGATGGACGCTTCCCGGCTGGTGGAGGGGGCGCCCGCGGCCACCGCGCGGATTCGAGGACGGGAGTCCGGCTCGCTCAAGCGCAAGCTGGTCATCGTCACGGTGGAATTGGAGGGCGCGGACTCGCTGCGCCAGACGCTGGGGGACGAGGAGGGGATGGAGACGCTGGGCCAGTTGATGGACCTGGCTGCCTCCATCGCCGAGCGGCACGAGGCGGAGGTGGTGCAGCTCACCGAGGCTCGCTGGAGCGTGGCGTTCGGCCTCCCCGTGTCGCGGCGGGATGACCCGCTCCGCGCGGTCCGCTGCGCCCTCGAGTTGATGCGCGCGGTGGAGACGCTGTCGCTGTCCGCCGTGCTCTTGCTGAAGGCCGGGCTGGAGTTCGACGCCGTGCTGGTGAGCGGTGGCGGTGGGCGCACCCCGTGGCGCGTGACGGGGGCGGCGCTGGAGCGGTCCGTCGTGCTGGCCCAGGCCGCGGGCGCGGGTGAGGTGCTGGCGGGCCCGGCCGCGAAGGCCCTGCTGGATGACGGGGTGCGCTTCGGCGCCGAGCGCACGCTGCCGTCAGGTGTCGTCTGGCGCGTGGAGGGCCTGGGGGGAGTGGTTCGCAGCGTGCCCTTCGTGGGGCGCGCGGAGGTGCTGGCGGCGGCCCGGTCCGTGGTGGAGGGCGTGTGCGCGGGACAGAGCGGAGGACGCCTCTTCGCGGGAGGCGCGGGCATGGGAAAGAGCCGCCTCCTGGAGGCCGTGGCCGAGCGCGCCGCGAGCGTGGCCTCCCTGCGGGTGGTGAGGACCAGCGCGGAGGACCTGCGGGGCACGGGGGCGATGGGGTTGATGCGCTCGGTGCTCACGGGGCTCGCGCGGATGCTGGGGCCCACGTCGGAGGGTGCGCCGCTTCAGTCGTTGGGCTCGCTGGGGTTCTCCGCGCAGGAGGTCTCCGCGCTGTGGCGGCGGCTGTCCTCGGGAGGGCCCTCCGGGCTGCTTCACGCGGCGGACTCCGCGGTGGTGGAGACGCTGTCGCGCGCCGCTCGTCCGGGTGGACTGCTGCTGCTCGTGGATGACGTGCACCACGCGGATGTCGTGTCGCTGGAGCTGTTGCTGATGCTCCTTCGCGCGCCGGACTCTCGCGTGGCGCTGGTGGCGACGACGGCGCCGGACGCGCTGCCCGTGTCGCTCGCCGCGCTCCCGTACTCGTCGCTGGAGGGCATGCCCCGGCTGGAGCTCCGCGCGCTGCTGGAGGCGACGCTCGGCGCGCCGCCGAGTCCGGAGGTGGAGAAGCTCATCGTCGAGCGTGCGCACGGCAATCCCTCCTTCGCGCTGGAGCTGATGCGGGCCCTGGTCGACCGCGGCGCCGTGCAGCGGCTGGGCGGTGTCTGGCATTCCACGGCGCCACTGGCGAGCACGGTGCTGCCGGACAGCCTGGGTCTGGCGTTGGGGGCGCGTCTGGACCTGCTCCCCGCTCAGCTCCAGCGCTTCCTGTCGCGCGCGGCCGTGGAGGGCTCCGTCTTCTCCGCCTCGCTGGTGCGGGCCTCTGTCGCGGACGATGGCGGCGCGGCCGATGCCGCCGAGCTGCTCGTCGTGGACGGCTGGCTGACGGAGCTGCGCGAGCGTCCCGGCACCTTCCGCTTTCAACAGGAGCTGGCGCGCCAGGTGTTGCTGGAGCGGCAGCCCGCGAGCGCGGTGCGTCGCGCGCATCAGGAACTGGCCGATGCGCTGGGGCAGGAGTCCTTCGCGGCCGAGCCCGCGCGGGAGGTGCGCGTGGCGGACCACCTGCTCGCCGCCGCTTCACCCCAGGCCGCCGGGGCGTGTGAGCGCGCCGGTGAGCGGCTCTTCGCCCGAGGGGAGTGGCGCGCGGCCTCCGACTACTTCAAGCGGGCCATGGGGGAGCAACCGGGGGCCACGCCTTCCTCGCGGTTGTGGCAGCTCGGGATGCTGACGCGGGCCTGCACCTGTCTTGCGCAAGTGGAGCCCACGGCCGTGGAGCCGTTGGCGGTGCCCTGGCTGGAGAAGCTCCCCGACTCGGAGGCGCTCGCGGCTCGCGCGGAGGTGGTGCGGCGCATCGCGTCCGCGGAGCTCAAGCTGGGCCGCGTGGCGTCCGCGGAGGCGCGGCTGCAGGCGATTCGAGACGCCGCCGCGATGGACCCGGAGGTGGAGGCGTGGGTGCTGGGAGAGCGGGCTCGCGCCCGTGAGGCGCGCGGCGACAGCTCCGGCGCGGTGGAGTTGCTCACCCAGGCCTTCCATCGCATGGGCGGCCGGGCCGCGCGGGCCGCGGACTTCTATTGGGAGCACCTCAACCTGTTGGGTCGCCTCCAGCTTCGGCTCCAGCAGCCGGAGAAGGCTCGCACCAGCTTCACCCGTGCCGCAGAGCAGGCCCGCGCCGCGGGCAGCCTGGTGGGACAGGCCCGAGCCCTCTCCAACCTCGCGGGCCTGCGTGTCCTCGCGGGCGAGCACGCCCCCGCGCTGACGGAGCTGGAGCGCGCGCTCACCCTGGCGGAGCAGGGAGGAGACGCCCAGGAGGCGGCGCGCATCCACTACAACGCAGGGCGTCTTCTGGGCGCGGGAGGCCGCGTGGACGAGGCACGTGAGCGATTGGTGCGGGCTCGGGAGCGCGCGCGTCTGTCTGGCTGGAGAGAGGGAGAAGCCCTGGCCACCCAAGCCCTGGGCGCGCTGGAGGCCCAGTCCCCCCGCGCATGA
- a CDS encoding lipase maturation factor family protein, translated as MEVSSAHRPPLLLYDADCGFCRRWVARWAQRTEGRVRFLPGRRRLLLLLGIPRGDMRRASQLVEPSGQVTQGAEAVFRALARSPRWTTRGMARLGLLPGVSRVSQRVYRLIARHRRTASRVDRWLFGRAVVPREYAWVRWLFLRMMGGTFLIAFTSLGRQVLGLYGSRGIRPVSDLLSSELREAPARERWRLLPTVFWFESSDTALARGCALGQVLSLAVLFNVAPRSALVMLWGLYLSYASVGREFLSFQWDVLLLEMGLLSALTAPPGLRPGLGRMAPTAVEVFLFRLLVFRLYFGSGLSKWQSGDRTWRELTACRYYYETAPLPTRGGWYAHQLPERFQRASTAMVFVLEAAVPWLVFAPRRLRLAALGALSALQGTILATGNYGFFNLQSLVLGLWLLDDAALRRLLPFLPAHPPLRRRRGWRGALAGGLFTPLMLLGAADILQRFERGTRLPARVQRSLSWLSGCARPLRSVNRYGLFSVMTLERPEIEVEGSNDGEHWSPYVFRYKAGEVKRPPRQVAPHQPRLDWQMWFAALGSPPGWFIAFLARLLEGAPEVTGLLAHNPFPDAPPRQVRAVLYDYRMTGIVERQRTGAWWVRERRGLYVQSLALAPGPRPLRGTPRLRWLAPRG; from the coding sequence ATGGAGGTCTCTTCCGCTCACCGTCCGCCGCTCCTGCTCTACGACGCCGACTGCGGCTTCTGTCGCCGCTGGGTGGCTCGGTGGGCGCAGCGCACGGAGGGGCGTGTCCGCTTCCTCCCGGGGCGGAGGAGACTGCTCCTGCTGCTCGGCATTCCCCGTGGGGACATGCGCCGGGCCTCTCAGCTCGTCGAGCCCTCGGGGCAGGTGACGCAAGGCGCGGAGGCGGTCTTCCGCGCACTCGCCCGGTCGCCTCGCTGGACGACACGCGGCATGGCGAGGCTGGGGTTGTTGCCCGGCGTGTCACGCGTGTCCCAGCGAGTCTATCGCCTCATCGCGAGACACCGTCGCACGGCGTCGCGCGTGGACCGCTGGCTCTTCGGTCGCGCGGTGGTGCCTCGCGAGTACGCCTGGGTTCGCTGGCTCTTCCTCCGCATGATGGGGGGCACGTTCCTCATCGCGTTCACGTCGCTGGGGCGTCAGGTGTTGGGGCTGTATGGCTCGCGAGGGATTCGTCCGGTGAGCGACCTGCTCTCGTCGGAGCTGCGCGAGGCGCCCGCTCGCGAGCGCTGGCGGCTGCTCCCCACGGTGTTCTGGTTCGAGTCCTCCGACACGGCCCTGGCGCGAGGCTGCGCGCTGGGACAGGTGCTGTCCCTGGCGGTCCTCTTCAACGTGGCGCCTCGCTCGGCGTTGGTGATGCTGTGGGGGCTGTATCTCTCCTACGCGTCGGTCGGCCGCGAGTTCCTCTCGTTCCAGTGGGATGTGTTGCTGTTGGAGATGGGGCTGCTGTCCGCGCTCACCGCGCCGCCGGGCTTGCGGCCGGGACTGGGACGCATGGCGCCCACGGCGGTGGAGGTGTTCCTCTTCCGGCTGCTCGTGTTCCGGCTCTACTTCGGCTCGGGGCTCAGCAAGTGGCAGTCGGGTGACAGGACGTGGCGCGAGCTCACGGCGTGCCGCTACTACTACGAGACGGCGCCGCTGCCCACGCGAGGCGGCTGGTATGCGCATCAGTTGCCTGAGCGCTTCCAGCGCGCGTCGACGGCGATGGTGTTCGTTCTGGAGGCGGCGGTGCCGTGGCTCGTCTTCGCGCCTCGACGGCTGCGACTGGCGGCGCTGGGGGCGCTGTCCGCGTTGCAGGGCACCATCCTCGCCACGGGGAACTATGGCTTCTTCAATCTCCAGTCCCTGGTGCTCGGGCTGTGGTTGCTGGACGACGCGGCGCTGCGTCGCCTGCTGCCGTTCCTCCCCGCGCATCCACCGCTGCGGCGGCGCAGGGGCTGGCGGGGGGCCCTGGCGGGAGGTCTGTTCACGCCGCTGATGCTGCTCGGCGCGGCGGACATCCTCCAGCGCTTCGAGCGGGGGACGAGACTGCCCGCGCGCGTCCAGCGCTCCCTGTCGTGGCTGAGCGGTTGTGCCCGGCCGCTGCGCTCAGTGAATCGATACGGCCTCTTCAGTGTGATGACCCTGGAGCGGCCGGAGATCGAGGTCGAGGGCTCCAACGACGGCGAGCACTGGTCGCCTTATGTCTTTCGCTACAAGGCGGGGGAGGTGAAGCGGCCGCCCAGGCAGGTGGCCCCGCACCAGCCGCGCCTCGATTGGCAGATGTGGTTCGCGGCGCTGGGCTCACCGCCTGGCTGGTTCATCGCCTTCCTGGCGCGGCTGCTCGAAGGCGCTCCCGAGGTGACGGGCTTGCTCGCGCACAATCCCTTCCCAGACGCGCCGCCTCGGCAGGTGAGAGCCGTCCTGTACGACTACCGGATGACAGGAATTGTGGAGCGCCAGCGTACGGGGGCCTGGTGGGTTCGGGAGCGGCGGGGCTTGTATGTCCAATCCTTGGCGCTTGCACCGGGGCCTCGCCCTCTGAGGGGAACCCCTCGACTTCGCTGGCTTGCGCCTCGGGGGTAG
- a CDS encoding MBL fold metallo-hydrolase yields MSEPKGKAKQVVELVPGLHHWTLNDSRLGGARSEAYAVVDDDGAVILIDPLPVDEAKLRELGDVTAILLTAGNHQRSAWRLRQSFGAPVWAPENAYGLENTPDFFYVAGNTLPGGLIPFHTPGPVVSMHTLWMQKHPRGVAFVSDLLVHEGDGTPEFVPSEYQDEPLRTRQSVQRILDHLAVDIVCFAHGEPILRDGASALRRALREDLEAPAAPSP; encoded by the coding sequence ATGAGCGAGCCCAAGGGGAAGGCAAAGCAGGTGGTCGAGCTGGTACCCGGCCTCCATCACTGGACCTTGAACGACAGCCGCCTGGGCGGCGCGCGCAGCGAGGCCTACGCCGTGGTGGACGACGACGGCGCGGTCATCCTCATCGACCCGTTACCCGTCGACGAGGCGAAGCTGCGGGAACTGGGCGACGTCACCGCCATCCTGCTGACCGCGGGGAATCATCAACGCTCGGCGTGGCGCCTCCGCCAGTCCTTCGGCGCTCCGGTCTGGGCGCCCGAGAATGCCTACGGACTGGAGAACACCCCGGACTTCTTCTACGTGGCGGGCAACACGCTGCCGGGGGGACTCATCCCCTTCCACACGCCCGGTCCGGTGGTGTCCATGCACACGCTGTGGATGCAGAAGCATCCGCGCGGCGTCGCCTTCGTGTCCGACCTGCTGGTGCACGAAGGCGACGGCACGCCGGAGTTCGTCCCGAGTGAGTATCAAGACGAACCCCTGCGCACGCGGCAGAGCGTCCAGCGCATCCTGGACCACCTCGCCGTGGACATCGTCTGCTTCGCCCACGGCGAGCCCATCCTCCGCGATGGCGCGAGCGCGCTCCGCCGGGCGCTGCGCGAGGACCTGGAGGCCCCCGCCGCGCCGTCACCGTGA